A part of Hippea maritima DSM 10411 genomic DNA contains:
- a CDS encoding N-acetylmuramoyl-L-alanine amidase family protein gives MKKILIILFLLWGFTAKASGLVSLEEFSCLKLSPNVQNIILTFDRIENYRFIKLSQDYWYIAIPGKIISIKTKFKPCGFIDKVLVRIIKGETRIFFKMKGNASYRFRIVLSGSGRFLVIRIQSSKTFIQPGLKTKESKLKAAKRRPIIVIDPGHGGKDPGAIGILDKEKNVVLSIGRYVARMLKADGYKVYMTRNKDVYPTLADRVELANKVKADVFVSIHANYSPKKRRDAKGLEVYFLNTTSDKRALSLAARENGMSLSQLGDLNRIILSLIQTKKIQYSKVLASKVYREMLLHGIRIYKGYKGRGVKQAPFYVLVGTRCPSILIETAFINNPTDAVYLHKNSFKKALAMGIALGIEQFLRLNR, from the coding sequence ATGAAAAAGATTCTTATCATTCTATTTTTGCTATGGGGTTTTACGGCAAAAGCAAGCGGTTTAGTGTCCTTAGAGGAGTTTAGTTGCTTAAAACTTTCACCTAATGTTCAGAACATCATTCTGACCTTTGATAGAATAGAAAATTATAGGTTTATAAAGCTCTCCCAAGATTACTGGTATATAGCTATACCAGGTAAGATAATATCCATAAAAACAAAGTTCAAACCGTGCGGTTTTATAGATAAGGTGCTTGTCAGGATTATTAAGGGTGAAACGCGCATATTTTTTAAGATGAAAGGTAATGCTTCTTATAGATTTCGAATAGTTTTATCAGGCAGCGGCAGGTTTTTGGTGATACGCATTCAATCCAGCAAAACCTTTATACAACCAGGTTTAAAGACAAAAGAGTCTAAACTTAAAGCTGCAAAAAGAAGACCCATTATTGTCATAGACCCGGGTCATGGCGGTAAAGACCCAGGAGCCATAGGTATTCTGGATAAAGAAAAGAATGTAGTTTTATCTATTGGAAGGTATGTAGCCCGTATGCTTAAAGCAGACGGGTATAAGGTCTATATGACGAGAAATAAAGATGTTTACCCTACGCTTGCAGATAGGGTAGAGCTTGCCAATAAGGTCAAAGCCGATGTTTTTGTTTCTATTCATGCTAACTACTCACCCAAAAAACGGAGGGATGCCAAAGGCCTTGAGGTCTATTTTTTGAATACTACATCAGATAAAAGGGCGCTTTCTCTGGCTGCAAGGGAAAACGGCATGAGCCTCTCCCAGCTTGGGGATTTAAATCGCATAATACTCTCGCTTATTCAGACCAAAAAGATTCAATACTCCAAGGTTCTTGCATCTAAGGTTTATAGAGAAATGCTGCTTCATGGCATAAGGATTTACAAGGGTTATAAGGGTAGAGGTGTAAAGCAAGCACCGTTTTATGTATTAGTGGGGACGAGGTGTCCTTCAATATTAATAGAAACAGCTTTTATTAATAATCCTACAGATGCCGTTTACCTGCATAAAAATTCGTTTAAAAAGGCTTTAGCTATGGGTATAGCATTGGGTATTGAGCAGTTTCTAAGATTGAATCGCTAA
- the ruvX gene encoding Holliday junction resolvase RuvX produces MRILGIDYGTKKIGIAISDETNTIALPHGVIDTDGEYLDKIKEIVKKNKITRIVVGMPITLKGEKGKRALETEDFINELACKIENIEIVEWDERLSTRFSERILNKANVKGRKNKKKVIDKIAATFILQGYLDSLI; encoded by the coding sequence ATGAGGATTTTGGGCATAGACTACGGAACGAAAAAGATAGGTATAGCCATAAGCGACGAAACAAACACAATAGCCCTACCTCACGGCGTTATAGACACAGACGGCGAATACTTAGATAAAATAAAAGAGATTGTTAAAAAAAACAAAATAACAAGGATCGTTGTTGGTATGCCTATAACCCTAAAAGGAGAAAAAGGCAAAAGGGCCTTAGAAACAGAAGATTTCATAAATGAGTTGGCTTGTAAGATAGAAAATATAGAGATTGTTGAATGGGATGAAAGATTATCAACAAGGTTTTCAGAAAGAATTCTAAACAAGGCAAATGTAAAGGGGAGAAAAAACAAAAAGAAAGTTATAGATAAAATAGCAGCAACCTTTATTCTTCAAGGTTATTTAGATTCCCTAATATGA